Proteins from a single region of Phycisphaeraceae bacterium D3-23:
- a CDS encoding class II aldolase/adducin family protein, which produces MDEQHIRQAVCRAAHELWLRGLVAGDDGLVCVELNRRRYVVAPPGVRKADAQPHQTRDVDLDGESVGQSRTSGRAAVPPSYWRACSAALRLSARTAEDPRADGPTVHACIIAQPVALLALLHRAGDGDTISLASGRQLPVLDPADEERITETVGEAPGILLRGVGLFVPAATLDRTLNRVERLEHDAAVTLAAR; this is translated from the coding sequence ATGGATGAACAACACATCAGGCAAGCGGTCTGCCGAGCAGCGCACGAGCTCTGGCTACGCGGGCTGGTCGCGGGGGATGACGGGCTGGTCTGTGTCGAGCTCAACCGCCGGCGGTACGTCGTCGCGCCGCCCGGTGTGCGCAAGGCCGACGCCCAGCCCCACCAGACCCGTGACGTCGACCTCGACGGCGAGTCGGTCGGCCAGTCCCGCACCAGCGGACGCGCGGCCGTGCCCCCAAGCTACTGGCGGGCCTGCTCGGCCGCGCTGCGCCTCAGCGCACGCACCGCCGAAGACCCCCGCGCCGACGGACCCACCGTCCACGCCTGCATCATCGCCCAGCCCGTTGCGCTCCTGGCCCTGCTCCACCGCGCGGGCGACGGCGACACGATCTCACTCGCCTCGGGCCGACAACTCCCCGTGCTCGACCCGGCCGACGAAGAACGCATCACCGAGACGGTCGGCGAAGCGCCGGGCATCCTCCTGCGCGGCGTCGGCCTGTTCGTCCCCGCCGCGACGCTAGACCGCACACTCAACCGCGTCGAACGCCTCGAGCACGACGCGGCCGTAACCCTCGCCGCGCGCTGA